In Coregonus clupeaformis isolate EN_2021a chromosome 7, ASM2061545v1, whole genome shotgun sequence, one genomic interval encodes:
- the LOC121569168 gene encoding serine/threonine-protein kinase MAK-like isoform X2, translated as MNRYTQLKQLGDGTYGSVLMGKSNESGELVAIKRMKRKFYSWEECMNLREVKSLKKLNHANVVKLKEVIRENDHLYFVFEYMKENLYQLMKDRNKLFPESAIRNISFQILQGLSFIHKHGFFHRDMKPENLLCMGPELVKIADFGLAREIRSRPPYTDYVSTRWYRAPEVLLRSSIYSSPIDMWAVGCIMAELYALRPLFPGNSEVDEIFKICQVLGTVKKSDWPEGYQLASAMNFRFPQCVPTHLKTLIPNASTEAIALMKDLLMWDPKKRPTAVQALRYPYFQVGQVLGPRPGSEIRKATVRTQSRGSSEPKGELQSSSADSSARTSQGHHPKASSRHHQAPQQPLQQTDHQTDQTFSHGQVTNSNTKPSAVVGTGTGSENSAAVGLKSGRRRWGQTVVKATESWDESEPSETSVSHSKKPSLGSEEEKGHKDQSNPQSKEQKPIYSFSTVTKLPSNIKMGQMDSSLPGSSARQHYLSQSRYLPGLIGKNSIDKEPSGPTLRDLWDNSTNVNSKPLGPIGAGLSVTRVNAEDTDNPSDKSTDKSVLKERIPDSAKGNFVSTKYNLSGGYVPSFQKKEVGSVGQRIQLAPLAGQHTIDLSTPDNKNVKPKPSKTKSTSSTPMSENTEDYDGWKRRADKPQIKGQGYSALGKTSGNLLTRGPPVQPVHGRVDWASKYGGNR; from the exons ATGAATCGCTACACGCAACTGAAGCAGTTGGGAGATGGCACTTATGGCAGCGTGCTCATGGGGAAAAGCAACGAGTCGGGAGAACTGGTGGCCATCAAGAG AATGAAGAGGAAGTTTTATTCGTGGGAAGAGTGCATGAATCTGAGAGAAGTGAAG TCACTGAAGAAGCTGAATCATGCCAACGTGGTGAAGTTAAAGGAAGTCATCAGAGAAAACGACCACCTGTACTTTGTCTTTGAATACATGAAAGAGAATCTCTATCAGCTCATGAAGGACAG AAATAAGTTGTTCCCTGAATCAGCGATCAGAAACATAAGCTTTCAGATATTACAAGGCCTATCATTTATCCATAAACATG GATTCTTCCACCGGGATATGAAACCTGAAAACCTGCTCTGCATGGGCCCAGAGCTGGTCAAGATAGCAGACTTTGGATTGGCCAGAGAGATCCGCTCCCGCCCCCCATACACGGACTATGTGTCCACAAGATG GTATCGCGCCCCAGAGGTGCTGCTCAGGTCGTCCATCTACAGCTCTCCCATAGACATGTGGGCAGTGGGCTGCATCATGGCTGAGCTCTACGCCCTTAGGCCTCTGTTCCCCGGGAACAGCGAGGTGGACGAGAtcttcaagatctgtcaggttctGGGCACAGTCAAGAAG TCTGACTGGCCGGAGGGCTACCAGCTGGCCTCGGCCATGAACTTCCGCTTCCCTCAGTGTGTGCCCACCCACCTGAAGACCCTCATCCCCAACGCCAGCACAGAGGCCATCGCCCTGATGAAGGACCTGCTCATGTGGGACCCTAAGAAGAGACCCACGGCCGTGCAG GCTCTGCGGTACCCTTACTTCCAGGTGGGCCAGGTGTTGGGGCCTCGGCCCGGGAGTGAGATACGCAAGGCCACGGTGAGGACTCAATCCCGAGGCTCATCAGAGCCCAAAGGTGAGCTGCAGTCCTCTTCAGCAGACTCCTCTGCCCGGACTTCCCAGGGCCACCACCCCAAAGCCTCCAGCAGACACCACCAGGCCCCCCAACAGCCACTCCAGCagacagaccatcagactgaCCAGACATTTTCACATGGCCAAGTCACTAACTCCAACACG AAGCCATCTGCCGTGGTGGGGACCGGGACTGGGAGTGAGAACAGTGCAGCGGTAGGTCTGAAGAGCGGGCGGAGGCGCTGGGGCCAGACAGTGGTAAAGGCCACAGAGAGCTGGGACGAGTCAGAACCTTCTGAGACCTCTGTGTCCCACTCCAAGAAACCCAGCCTGGGatcagaggaggagaagggccaCAAGGACCAAAGTAATCCGCA ATCCAAAGAGCAAAAACCAATATACTCCTTCAGCACTGTTACTAAGTTACCAAGCAATATTAAGATGGGCCAAATGGACTCCAGTCTCCCGGGCTCCTCAGCAAGACAACATTACCTGAGTCAATCAAGATATCTGCCTG GGTTGATCGGCAAGAACTCTATAGACAAGGAGCCCAGTGGGCCGACACTCAGAGATCTGTGGGACAACTCCACCAATGTCAACAGTAAACCCCTTGGTCCCATTGGAGCTGGTTTGTCCGTCACCAGAGTCAACGCAG AAGACACTGATAACCCTTCTGATAAATCTACGGATAAATCTGTTCTAAAAGAAAGAATACCTGATTCAGCTAAAG GAAACTTTGTCAGTACAAAGTACAATCTGTCTGGAGGTTATGTTCCCTCCTTTCAGAAGAAAGAGGTTGGCTCTGTGGGTCAAAGGATCCAGCTTGCTCCTCTTGCCGGCCAGCACACAA TTGATCTTTCTACTCCTGATAACAAAAATGTCAAACCAAAACCTTCAAAGACAAAGTCCACCTCCAGCACGCCAATGAGTGAAAACACTGAAG ATTATGACGGCTGGAAAAGGAGGGCGGACAAGCCTCAAATCAAAGGCCAGGGCTACTCTGCCCTGGGGAAAACCTCTGGCAACCTTCTGACTAGAGGTCCACCTGTACAGCCAGTCCATGGGAGGGTAGACTGGGCATCCAAGTATGGAGGCAATCGGTAG
- the LOC121569168 gene encoding serine/threonine-protein kinase MAK-like isoform X6, whose amino-acid sequence MKPENLLCMGPELVKIADFGLAREIRSRPPYTDYVSTRWYRAPEVLLRSSIYSSPIDMWAVGCIMAELYALRPLFPGNSEVDEIFKICQVLGTVKKSDWPEGYQLASAMNFRFPQCVPTHLKTLIPNASTEAIALMKDLLMWDPKKRPTAVQALRYPYFQVGQVLGPRPGSEIRKATVRTQSRGSSEPKGELQSSSADSSARTSQGHHPKASSRHHQAPQQPLQQTDHQTDQTFSHGQVTNSNTKPSAVVGTGTGSENSAAVGLKSGRRRWGQTVVKATESWDESEPSETSVSHSKKPSLGSEEEKGHKDQSNPQSKEQKPIYSFSTVTKLPSNIKMGQMDSSLPGSSARQHYLSQSRYLPGLIGKNSIDKEPSGPTLRDLWDNSTNVNSKPLGPIGAGLSVTRVNAEDTDNPSDKSTDKSVLKERIPDSAKGNFVSTKYNLSGGYVPSFQKKEVGSVGQRIQLAPLAGQHTIDLSTPDNKNVKPKPSKTKSTSSTPMSENTEDYDGWKRRADKPQIKGQGYSALGKTSGNLLTRGPPVQPVHGRVDWASKYGGNR is encoded by the exons ATGAAACCTGAAAACCTGCTCTGCATGGGCCCAGAGCTGGTCAAGATAGCAGACTTTGGATTGGCCAGAGAGATCCGCTCCCGCCCCCCATACACGGACTATGTGTCCACAAGATG GTATCGCGCCCCAGAGGTGCTGCTCAGGTCGTCCATCTACAGCTCTCCCATAGACATGTGGGCAGTGGGCTGCATCATGGCTGAGCTCTACGCCCTTAGGCCTCTGTTCCCCGGGAACAGCGAGGTGGACGAGAtcttcaagatctgtcaggttctGGGCACAGTCAAGAAG TCTGACTGGCCGGAGGGCTACCAGCTGGCCTCGGCCATGAACTTCCGCTTCCCTCAGTGTGTGCCCACCCACCTGAAGACCCTCATCCCCAACGCCAGCACAGAGGCCATCGCCCTGATGAAGGACCTGCTCATGTGGGACCCTAAGAAGAGACCCACGGCCGTGCAG GCTCTGCGGTACCCTTACTTCCAGGTGGGCCAGGTGTTGGGGCCTCGGCCCGGGAGTGAGATACGCAAGGCCACGGTGAGGACTCAATCCCGAGGCTCATCAGAGCCCAAAGGTGAGCTGCAGTCCTCTTCAGCAGACTCCTCTGCCCGGACTTCCCAGGGCCACCACCCCAAAGCCTCCAGCAGACACCACCAGGCCCCCCAACAGCCACTCCAGCagacagaccatcagactgaCCAGACATTTTCACATGGCCAAGTCACTAACTCCAACACG AAGCCATCTGCCGTGGTGGGGACCGGGACTGGGAGTGAGAACAGTGCAGCGGTAGGTCTGAAGAGCGGGCGGAGGCGCTGGGGCCAGACAGTGGTAAAGGCCACAGAGAGCTGGGACGAGTCAGAACCTTCTGAGACCTCTGTGTCCCACTCCAAGAAACCCAGCCTGGGatcagaggaggagaagggccaCAAGGACCAAAGTAATCCGCA ATCCAAAGAGCAAAAACCAATATACTCCTTCAGCACTGTTACTAAGTTACCAAGCAATATTAAGATGGGCCAAATGGACTCCAGTCTCCCGGGCTCCTCAGCAAGACAACATTACCTGAGTCAATCAAGATATCTGCCTG GGTTGATCGGCAAGAACTCTATAGACAAGGAGCCCAGTGGGCCGACACTCAGAGATCTGTGGGACAACTCCACCAATGTCAACAGTAAACCCCTTGGTCCCATTGGAGCTGGTTTGTCCGTCACCAGAGTCAACGCAG AAGACACTGATAACCCTTCTGATAAATCTACGGATAAATCTGTTCTAAAAGAAAGAATACCTGATTCAGCTAAAG GAAACTTTGTCAGTACAAAGTACAATCTGTCTGGAGGTTATGTTCCCTCCTTTCAGAAGAAAGAGGTTGGCTCTGTGGGTCAAAGGATCCAGCTTGCTCCTCTTGCCGGCCAGCACACAA TTGATCTTTCTACTCCTGATAACAAAAATGTCAAACCAAAACCTTCAAAGACAAAGTCCACCTCCAGCACGCCAATGAGTGAAAACACTGAAG ATTATGACGGCTGGAAAAGGAGGGCGGACAAGCCTCAAATCAAAGGCCAGGGCTACTCTGCCCTGGGGAAAACCTCTGGCAACCTTCTGACTAGAGGTCCACCTGTACAGCCAGTCCATGGGAGGGTAGACTGGGCATCCAAGTATGGAGGCAATCGGTAG